The genomic stretch GACGATCGAGTTGGTCGGGATCCATGGTGGCATAATCCACCTCCAGGTATGAGTGGCAGTCAGCAGCTGCCGAGAGCTCAGTCGTAAAGTCGACTCCATCCTACTGGGCCTCGACGACGATCTGAGCGCCCTGAAAAGCAGGCGACACGTCCAACCATCCGCGGGTTTCGTCACAGCTGACAGGCTCTTGACCAGCAAGAGGCCATGCCGCCGCGACTTCCAATGGCAGGATGGTTTCCTGGGAGTTGGAGTTGCTCCAACACAGATCATATGATGGCCTTAGTACCGCCATCCCCTCGAGGGGCTCGGCATCAGCCATCTCAACGTCGGACTCCACCCCATAGGAGGTCTCGTCCATGTTGCCACCGGTGACTGGGAACCCATCGTCAGACGACGGCTCCGGGACAGGCACCATGGTGGACCAACCTTCACCATCCACCTCCATTGAGGTATCAAGTTCCTCGGTCGGGGCTGTGTCGATGTTCAGCAGGCTTTCACCTTCCTCCTCATACGAGGACTCCAGTTCCTGGGCCGCTTCGGGTACCGTGGCTGTCGATGGAGCCTCACCTTCCACCTCAAATGAGATCTCGGGGTCGTTGGCTGGGTCGACCTTGTACAGCAGGCCTTCACCATCCTCTTCTGACGAAGACTCAGGTTCCTCGGCCGGGCCTtcaccctcctcctcaaaTGAGGACTTGGGTTCCTCGGCGGAGCTTTCACCTTCCTGCTCTTGCGAGCTTTCCAGTTCCTCAGCTCGGCTGTCTTCGTCACCCTCCGGCAAGCCATTGCCTTCCACCCCAGATGAGGTCTCGGGCTCTGGTGCCTTCGGGCCAGGTCCGACCAGACCTTCACCTCTGGACTGTGTCCTGTCCGCGGGTTCCTCGGTCTCTGTTTGTCCGTTGGCAATCGTGACATCGTCGGTGACGTTCTCAGACTCGGGATCAGTGGGCCAAGCAGAAGACTGGGTCTCTCTTGGCTGAGGCACTGATGGAGCAGCCGGGGCGTGCTCTTCGATGTCGGATGTTGTCGGCTTCAGATCGATAATTGGTTGCTCAACGGTGGTTCCTCCATTCTTCCTTGCTGCCAAGACTTGTCTGGCGCGCTCCATAATACCCTTCTTGAACTCCTTTTGGGCTCGCAACTGGTCTTCTGTGAAGGACGGCCCCCAATCGGCGCGACGCGGACGCTTACCATAAATAAGATCCGGTCGAGGTCGGTCGGAGTCGAGGACGAACAGATACAAGTGCGAGGAGGTATGTTGCCAAACGAGTTCTTTTCCGGGCTTGGAGGCTGCCACTTGCAGGGCCATGAACTGATCGCCGATGGATCCAGGCGTCATGGGGCTGTAGCATTTGTCGAGGTAATCCGTGTCGAGTTCGAACTCCATGGCGTCATGGATTCGGCGGACTATTTCGTTGCCGGCAAGACAAAGAACTCCCTTCAGGCCGAACCAGATTGTCGTGACAATGATTGGAACGCCCATCCAGAACCACGCGAGAAATATGAGGTCAATCGCGAGATCGACTTCATGACGTAGGTCAGCCGTCGCGGCGGCCCAGGGCTTCCAGTACCGAAGTAGGGAGAGCCAAGACACCACGGCGACGACAAAGTTCTTGTTCGGGGCGAATGCTGCGACAAAGAAGAGGTAGGAGGAAACAAATGGCCAGAGGGCGATGGCCATTTTGGTGCAGAAAAGCacaaaagagaggagaaCCCAGAGGAATCGCCAAAGAAAGGCGAGTTCGCTAAGGATCCCCGTGGgaaggggaaagaagaggggaatGGAGTTGTACTCCATATCGGAAATGGTATTGAAGACCATTTTGTCTGTCAGTGGTGAGGTTGTTCTTTCGTTTGTGTGCTTGTTTcttgtgatggtgatggtaactggagaaggaaaggggagaaaaagaggaaaaaagcgCGGGGGCCTGGGGGAtatttgtttattttttttgcagCATTCGCAGGCCCATGGCTTTGAGCAAGTTTTGGCCAATCGAGAGCGTTGTTTTTCACTTTATCGTCAGTTATTGTGGGCGTGACTGTTCGCCAGCTGCCAGGTCGTGACAGATGAAGCAGCTATGGCTCTCACTTTTTCCTCACTACGATGCTCATTGGCAGATCGAAACACTGGTATCCAGTTGGCAACATCGGATGAAAATTAATCGACGGCCAGGCAACGGCAATTAGTATGCGGGGGTCGATGGTGATGAATATCTGAATGGTGATGGCAAATCTCGGCCACTTACACGCTTGGTGTTTTCACGTTCTGCAGCAGTTGTCAGCGCAACAAGTCCACCACAACTAGCAAAAGAAAGTTACAAATGAGCTAAAAGACAATTACTCACCTACGGCATCTCTAAATCTATGATAATTTATGCAAATATTGCTCCATAGGGGGCAAATATCTATTCAGTGTGCGTAGTTCCCCTGCTgcgccatcaacatctttgccatgTCGTTGAATCAAGCTTGCCTCTGTGCCGCTGTGTCCCCCCCACCCTCCTAATCAGCTGCTGTCGCTCAAGTACAAGAGCCCGCTATTGGTCACGCACTAACTGACCTGGACGTGGGGTGCTGGAGAGGGGGCGGTTCTTTCCGCTGCTAGATTCTCCGCCATTTGGCTGAGCTCCTCCTGACAGCGCAAGCCACGATCAAAAGTAAACAGCTGAAGACGGCTGTCTGAGATCCCATCGTCCTCCTTATAAACTCGGCCCAAGGCTCGCCCTCCAGTCACCTGCAGCTCGTCGTCCattcaccaccgccacctACTATGGAGGAATCAGGCGCTGACGCGGCTGCCCGTCCGCTGCGCATCCTCGCTGTCGCGTCTTTCGTCCCGTCCTTCGCGCTGTGCATTGCCCACGGCGTCCTGTCGCATAAACCTGTTCCCGCCGTTGGACTGATCCCGCAGGCCTTTTCCGTTGCTACGTCGATCGCGCTGCTACGTGCTGCTGGCAGCCACCGCCAGGATGCCGACGCCGAGTCTATTGGATCTGCGCAGCACGGCGGCTTCTCCATCCGCGCCTTCTTGACGCATCCCATCGTGGTGTTTGTCCACGACATGATTCTTGCTGCGGCGTTGAtgatcgtcctcgtcttcacaTGGACCCACCACGGCCGCTCAGCTTCGCTTAGTATGCTAGCTGCCTATGCGACTCTGCCTATCCTGACAAGCTTGTGAGTCTCCCCCATGCTGTCGATGAGGAGTTGGTACTGACGTGCGTCGTGCAGCTTCTGCCACCTCCTTGCTGCGACTCTGGCCGTCTACCAGGGGCTCGCTATTCACGGCTACTTACAGTGGGTTGCCTGGCAAATTCTTCCTGCAGACTGTCCAAACTGCGAACACCACCTACGGCCTTCTTCGCTGCCCGAGATTCCCTGGCTGCAGAGCGTCAAAAGTTTGAATTTGGGTCTAAAATATCCGTGGCACCGCAGTGATGCTCCCTTGCTAGCTCCCTCTGGCTTCCTGGACGACGATGATCCTGAGCGCTACCGCGATGATCCTGAAGACGATGGATCTACCCCACAGCCCGTGGCCGTTGAGGTGCGATCGAAGCGGAACCGTAAGAACAACACCGCTCCTTTACCATCCTCGGAAGCCGACTTGCTTGGCGACTCGTCCACGAGAGATGACTAACTGGACAAAGGTCAACTGTTTTAATGCTAAGAAAAAGTCGGGTTTATCATAAATCCTACAACTGGAGATCCTGGGGCCGACCCTTTATTATGCTTCTACTTGCGTGTTTCTTCACAGGTTTTATTTCGTTTGAATGGGGTTCTTTTTGAAGTGTGATTGTTGTTATTAAAGCTAGATTAGCCACTGTCATTATATTATAGACCATGGTCGTTCTGAATACTATATGATATCCACCCCTCTCTTGGAGGGCGGCGTTAAACCTCAGTCTCAATTCCGGCATCTTTGCTGCGGTGATCAAGCAGATTCGTGACGCTGCTTTCTGCCTTGTCCAGCTTGTGTTTCACCCATTTAGCTGTCCGAGGTGCCTGCAGTCGCGGTTAGCTTAATGTCGTACAACTCTCCTCTTGTAGCCTGGGCATTCTTACCTTCCATTGCATAAGCCCACGATGCTGTCTGTGTAAGGCTTTATTTCTCCGTTTATAATCTCGTATCTGGTCTAGCGGGCCTTGTTTATGTTCTGCGCTGCCATCTGGTATGTACTCGTGCTCGTCAGAGCTGTCGCTGTCACTCGAAATTTCTTCGTCCACAAttcctgcttctctttctagCTCGTCATCCCTCAGGTTATCTCTTGCGGCGTCGATTACTTCAACAACATCCCGCATATGGTCATTATTATTAGCCCATTCTGAATGTGCAGAGCCCTATAgtaagagagaagaaaaattagccttttttttttcgtagTGCTGTAGGGTACGCCAAAAGGGCCAAACTTACCATCCCTGGCCAATATGTGACTTTTAGCTTGAGAGTGCCGATTCGCTCCCCACATTGTTCCAAGCAATTCGCTGTAGCTCTCTTCATGTCGCCTTTCCAGATTGGCAGCTCGAGCgtcatctcttcctcgtccgGGATATCTTTCAGCCAGCATACGCTGAACGCGGTAACCTTATCTCCAAGGACCTTTTTCTTATCTTTGAAGGCAATAGAAAAGCAGCTGCTATATCTTTTTTGGACGGCAAGGTTGAGAGGTCGCTCTTTGCTTGCAGCCCACATGGCCACGTCAGATCCACGAGAATACATTTTCCCGCCGCCAATGTCCGTTCTCAGCTTGAGTTTTGCATGTTTCAAGTCTGGAGGGCAGTCCGAACTCGTTGCTACTGGCTGAATGTTGACTGTACCATATTGCCATCCGATTAGGCTGCGCggagcttgaagctggaCGCTGCGCCACACCATGGACAGTCTGATCTTTCCGTATCCAATGCCTCCAGATAGGGGCCAGAACCCGTTCCTTTGCGAGCGTTTTTCAAATACCTCGCGTAAAGGCAGGCGGACGATTCCTAATAACGGGTGGTCCTCGTGCAGCCTTGCGTCTCGAACAGAGACGTATACTTCGCAAGAGCGCCAGTCTCGAATAAAGCGCTCGCAGCTGGCGTTGAAGAATGGTTTCGAGTTTTGGGGCTTGGTGCGCGTTTTGTAAGTTTTGTtgtggttgatgatgactgtGCAGTACGCGCTTGGCAGACCGTCGCCAGTCTCCTCGTCACTCGCACTGCCGTCTTTATCCTTTAGATTCTTGCTAAGCTTCTGTACTTCGAGGCCGGTAATGTTGTGAATCTGCAGGCTAAGGATGCCGCTTGGGTAGTCATCCGGCGGTGGTGCCGAAATGATCATGGCGTCTTGCTctgccttgagctcctgcagtttttgctgctgcagttCGCTCTCCTCACGACTAGAAGCGCCTTTGAACATGGCCTCTCGAAGCTTCCGCTCGCATCTTTGGCTGACTTTATCTTTCAGTTGCTCCATTGTTCTGACTTCCGGATCGTGAGTCTGCTGGTCGAATTGGCATTCCTGGATCCTTGCTTTGGAGAAGTATCCAATACTCCATTCGAGCTTCCCGGGCATGTCATCGCCAGATTTCAGCGCTCTGAAGCCATCCGTACGATCCCACATGCGTCCATTCGACTCATCCCTCTGCATAAGCTCCTTGAGATCGACTTCAATCCGCCCGAGATCGTCGTCTGCGGTGAAGCGATCAGAATCCCAAAGTTGTACTCGCAGTCTTTCATCAATGTTTAGCTCTTCGGGGGTAACTAGTACAAAGCAAGTTTCATGCCAGCATGGCTCCATTTCAGATAGCAGAACGCGCGTGCTCCAGAGTACTTTGCCAAATTTTGCCCACCCGACAGATACGTAGGGGTCTGAGCTGGAGTCCTTGAGAAGCGGTATGCCCGAATCTCCCATCTTAAAATCGTAGCCGCGCTTGATATGGATCATGAGAACACCCTTTGCATATGTATCTTTCTTGAAGTCGTCTCCCGCGAGCATGTCCTTGAGGCTCAGCGTGAGACTCTTGGGCGCTACATACTGCGCCATTGCGGCATCGACAGCAGATTGCACAAAGTTGCTAATGAATGGTACGTCCATGATGTTGAGGCCATGCTTGCTCAGAGGCACGCAACTCAGGTTTACTTTCGGTTGGCCGAGCAGTGTCAGAGTGCAAAGGTCAAAGAATGGAGGATCCGGTGTGAGCTGCAGCCGCAGTCTCATGGTGCCAACAGCTCCGTGCAGATCGACCCAAACGGGAATCTTCAAATTTCCAGGAAGATAGAAAGCCAAGTAAAGATGCATATCCTTGGTCCTCTCTTTGAAAGACTTACTAGTGGATCGCGTCCTGTATGCGAAAGCAACTTCCAAGTTGATGAAGTCGCCTTCCTCGGCTTCCATGCCTCTAAAGACTGAATTATCACTTTTGCTGTCGTTATCGTTGTCGTTTTCTTCAGTTTCCTCTAGGCCTGTATTGCTGCGACTGTTTTTGTCTTTATCCGAGATGACTTTGCCGTCCTCTGTTacagcttgagcagctgctCCGGTTGGCAGCCATCGGATGCCGAGAATGCGCAGCGATTCGCTGCCTTGGCCAATGTCATCAACACTGACCATTCGTATCAGCTTTGGCAGTGAAGCTTGCATTACATCTTCCAACGTATCTGCTAGGCTGGTGAACAGGTCGGGATTGATAAGCGGCCAGACGGAGCTGAGCAAAGAATTAAGCCATAGAGTCGTTTCTCGCTCGTACTTCTTCGTCTCATGCTCCATGTGCCGGCGCTGCGACCGCCATATCTCGTCTTGAATTGCGTTGTCTACTTTTTTTGCGGTCCAATCTCTCACGCCAAAGATGAGAGCGCCAAATGCTCccgcaccagcaccaaccaGAGTGGTCCATAGCAGTATGCTCTGAGCTGTGGCTCCCCATCCCGCAGCCTGACGTATATCCACATGTATCGTTTCGCGAAGTACGCAAACGACAGCCAAGATACTGCATGCGCCGGCGAGCGAGGCTAAGAACCCACGGTTGCTTGCACTGGTAATTTCTTGGCGGAGAAAGTCGAGGTCGGGCGGTGGAAACTGGTTCATCAAGGCATGATGCTTCTTTTGCGAACTTTGTTGCTCCTTTCGCAATTCGGAGTCGGGcttgttcttttcatctACTCCAGAAGCTGTCTTCTTTGTCTGTGCAAATGGGTCCTCGTTTTCGTCGAGTTCTTTTAGAGCACTATCTGTGAAGTCGTGTATCTTTACCGGCAGGTGGGTAACCGGATCAGTGACTTCACGTTCAgccctttctttcttggaGTCTTTCTTCAGCTTTCGCGGATCGAGTCTGGCACGATCAACCTGCGACGTGTCTTTGATcgtctcctctgcctctggtTCTTCCAATGCCGCTTCTACTTCGGATTCGGATTGAGAATCGGCTTTTTCGTCATCTTGGCTCCAATCGTCTCCGGCCTGGGGAGAGCGGCCTTCGAAAGCACCGTTGTCGCCCTTGAGTGCATTTTGCTGtctggcttctttttcttcgcgATACCTGGAGATGGTCGGGATCGGGTGTCTTGCGTTGTACGGAGCTTCGTAGCGACGAGCGTGCTCTacatcatctttgccattgccggccATTCTGGAGCTCTCTACATGCACCGCAGTCACGTAGGCATGGACTGGACGGATAATGGGTTTGGCAGCATAGAAGCATGCGTACACATTGAATTCGGTTGAATAAATGAATAAATCTCTGCCAAACGAAGGAGCCCTTTTTTAACCTGTCAAGCTGCCAATTTTCATGCGTCGTGCTGTCATCTAGCTTTTGATCGGCATCGAGCACAACAGTATCACTGCTACGTCATGTTCTCGGCAGTGAGGCCACTCCCCACAAAGCGGACTTGGCAATGCTACCGCCATTACGTTGGGCTTAACGCTCAGTGGCCAGCGCCCAGACGCAAAAATAGATGCAATTGGAGTTTACTCTACACAAGATTCTGGGGGGGAACGTCATGAAATTCATGCAATGCATGGAAGCCAAGCTTCTGCTGCACCAAGAAGCGGCAGATGCCAAAAAGGTTTCAGACGAAGCCTGTCGCTTTCTACAAGTGGCTGCGCGTGTTGGCATGTCTGCAATATCAGAAATCACTTCAACAGCCATCTCTACTATGTAATACCTACTACAGCGCCCGCAAGTCAGTCGCAGGCGCTGCGCGACAAAATCAATACGTATTTAGTGGCTCTGATCCTTAGAATTGCTCCTAGCAGGTATAGCGGGCCATTTGCCGGAATAGTGGAAAGCAGAGATCGCCAATCGCGATGAGGTGTAAATGACGGTGGGAGTCTCAAAAGGCAGAAAGCAGACGGTGTCACAGAAATGCGTCGAATCCTTCGCAtccagagagagagagagagaccaTCGGGTTTCGGGGCCTCTGCTACTTGCAGTTTTCCAAACGCACGCTGAGCGATCATCCTGTGGCCAACTCCTTTCGCGgtccttttttctcttccttggcccAGCCGAGTGGCTAATCGTTTCCAATGCAGCTAATGAACGGCGAGCATCCCCTGGACCGTGTTTTGCTTTCTGCCGCACGAGCTCGGAATACTGGCGTAGCGACTCCTGTCCTGTCCTTCTCTAACACGCTACTACAAGTATCGTCGGCACGTCGTACTTCGTATTCGGCTTGGGATTTGGGTGCGAGGCCGTGGGATCGAGAGTATTCGCAGGATGTGAATGGGAAGAGTTGGCAAGTTGCAAAACAGATGAAAAGAACGATTTTGAGCATGCGAGAGGCGCCGTTTTATAGCAAAACCTACTGGATCCCGCTACGTGGGAGCGTTGAAGGGCCTTTTCAAAAAATCGTACGATTCTTTCATCATCGCATGAAATGTTTCCTGTCAAAGTATTCGATGTGACCTGTACCTCTGCCAATGCGCTTGGCCGCTTTGCCAATGCCGGCACCATTGGCGAGGAATCATCCCAAGAGTTTCAAGGTCTCGGGTGGGAGGGGCCGCAGGAGGTGCGCTAAAATCTAAGGAGAGGCCCCAATTCTAGGCGTGGGACTGGCTCCCCGTCTAAGCAGCATCAAAATTGGTCATCTCCAGAATGGGCCAGTAGTGCAGGGCGTCCATCTATCAAGGGCACTACTGTTTGAGGTTGCTACTCGTTTCAGTTGGACATCCATAGGCCATCTCTTCTGCGAATCTCCGTCATTGCTCCgtcgaaaaggaggaaaCGGAAGAACATTCGAACATCTAGGAGGGAGTACTAGCCAGAATCTGTCAAAGCTTATCAAGTGCAGATGTTAGATAATCTTGCACGTTACCTCATGGAGGATGCCGCGCCAATCATTGGACCGACGGCATGGGGAAACGAGAGATGGGCGCCAGGAGCAGCAAACTTGGGGCGCAACCAGATAGCCGGTAGCGGCACTTTGATC from Trichoderma atroviride chromosome 3, complete sequence encodes the following:
- a CDS encoding uncharacterized protein (EggNog:ENOG41~TransMembrane:4 (i12-33o39-58i91-112o124-148i)); translation: MEESGADAAARPLRILAVASFVPSFALCIAHGVLSHKPVPAVGLIPQAFSVATSIALLRAAGSHRQDADAESIGSAQHGGFSIRAFLTHPIVVFVHDMILAAALMIVLVFTWTHHGRSASLSMLAAYATLPILTSFFCHLLAATLAVYQGLAIHGYLHDAPLLAPSGFLDDDDPERYRDDPEDDGSTPQPVAVEVRSKRNRQLF
- a CDS encoding uncharacterized protein (TransMembrane:3 (i34-53o59-82i102-127o)) — translated: MVFNTISDMEYNSIPLFFPLPTGILSELAFLWRFLWVLLSFVLFCTKMAIALWPFVSSYLFFVAAFAPNKNFVVAVVSWLSLLRYWKPWAAATADLRHEVDLAIDLIFLAWFWMGVPIIVTTIWFGLKGVLCLAGNEIVRRIHDAMEFELDTDYLDKCYSPMTPGSIGDQFMALQVAASKPGKELVWQHTSSHLYLFVLDSDRPRPDLIYGKRPRRADWGPSFTEDQLRAQKEFKKGIMERARQVLAARKNGGTTVEQPIIDLKPTTSDIEEHAPAAPSVPQPRETQSSAWPTDPESENVTDDVTIANGQTETEEPADRTQSRGEGLVGPGPKAPEPETSSGVEGNGLPEGDEDSRAEELESSQEQEGESSAEEPKSSFEEEGEGPAEEPESSSEEDGEGLLYKVDPANDPEISFEVEGEAPSTATVPEAAQELESSYEEEGESLLNIDTAPTEELDTSMEVDGEGWSTMVPVPEPSSDDGFPVTGGNMDETSYGVESDVEMADAEPLEGMAVLRPSYDLCWSNSNSQETILPLEVAAAWPLAGQEPVSCDETRGWLDVSPAFQGAQIVVEAQ
- a CDS encoding uncharacterized protein (EggNog:ENOG41~TransMembrane:2 (o204-222i243-264o)), encoding MAGNGKDDVEHARRYEAPYNARHPIPTISRYREEKEARQQNALKGDNGAFEGRSPQAGDDWSQDDEKADSQSESEVEAALEEPEAEETIKDTSQVDRARLDPRKLKKDSKKERAEREVTDPVTHLPVKIHDFTDSALKELDENEDPFAQTKKTASGVDEKNKPDSELRKEQQSSQKKHHALMNQFPPPDLDFLRQEITSASNRGFLASLAGACSILAVVCVLRETIHVDIRQAAGWGATAQSILLWTTLVGAGAGAFGALIFGVRDWTAKKVDNAIQDEIWRSQRRHMEHETKKYERETTLWLNSLLSSVWPLINPDLFTSLADTLEDVMQASLPKLIRMVSVDDIGQGSESLRILGIRWLPTGAAAQAVTEDGKVISDKDKNSRSNTGLEETEENDNDNDSKSDNSVFRGMEAEEGDFINLEVAFAYRTRSTSKSFKERTKDMHLYLAFYLPGNLKIPVWVDLHGAVGTMRLRLQLTPDPPFFDLCTLTLLGQPKVNLSCVPLSKHGLNIMDVPFISNFVQSAVDAAMAQYVAPKSLTLSLKDMLAGDDFKKDTYAKGVLMIHIKRGYDFKMGDSGIPLLKDSSSDPYVSVGWAKFGKVLWSTRVLLSEMEPCWHETCFVLVTPEELNIDERLRVQLWDSDRFTADDDLGRIEVDLKELMQRDESNGRMWDRTDGFRALKSGDDMPGKLEWSIGYFSKARIQECQFDQQTHDPEVRTMEQLKDKVSQRCERKLREAMFKGASSREESELQQQKLQELKAEQDAMIISAPPPDDYPSGILSLQIHNITGLEVQKLSKNLKDKDGSASDEETGDGLPSAYCTVIINHNKTYKTRTKPQNSKPFFNASCERFIRDWRSCEVYVSVRDARLHEDHPLLGIVRLPLREVFEKRSQRNGFWPLSGGIGYGKIRLSMVWRSVQLQAPRSLIGWQYGTVNIQPVATSSDCPPDLKHAKLKLRTDIGGGKMYSRGSDVAMWAASKERPLNLAVQKRYSSCFSIAFKDKKKVLGDKVTAFSVCWLKDIPDEEEMTLELPIWKGDMKRATANCLEQCGERIGTLKLKVTYWPGMGSAHSEWANNNDHMRDVVEVIDAARDNLRDDELEREAGIVDEEISSDSDSSDEHEYIPDGSAEHKQGPLDQIRDYKRRNKALHRQHRGLMQWKAPRTAKWVKHKLDKAESSVTNLLDHRSKDAGIETEV